A window of the Arachis duranensis cultivar V14167 chromosome 5, aradu.V14167.gnm2.J7QH, whole genome shotgun sequence genome harbors these coding sequences:
- the LOC107491504 gene encoding LOW QUALITY PROTEIN: DNA mismatch repair protein MLH1 (The sequence of the model RefSeq protein was modified relative to this genomic sequence to represent the inferred CDS: substituted 1 base at 1 genomic stop codon), giving the protein MEIEHEESPVPLPEEEEAKEPPRIQRLSESVVNRIAAGEVIQRPVSAVKELVENSLDAHSTSINLLVKDGGLKLIQVSDDGHGIRLEDLPILCERHTTSKLSAFEDLQSIKSMGFRGEALASMTYVAHVTVTTITKGQLHGYRVSYRDGLMENEPRPCAAVKGTQIMVENLFYNMAARRKTLQNASDDYSKIVDLISRFAIQHINVSFSCRKHGATRADVHTVATSSRLDAIRSVYGISVARNLMKIEASDNNPATSIFEMQGYMSNANYASKKITMVLFINDRLVECSALKRAIEIVYAATLPKASKPFIYISIVLPPENVDVNVHPTKREVSLLNQEVIIEKIQSVIESRLRSSNETRTYQEQTADQCSLSHITSKEAKLIPLPMGSRSQKVPVHKLVRTDSLDPAGRLHAYIQTKLDGHLEKRATLNAVRNSIRQRRNPKDSTDLTSVQQLLDDINSNCHPSMMDIVRHCTYVGMADDVFALLQHNTHLYLANVVNLSKELMYQQVLSRFGQFNAIQLSDPAPLKEFPYXILVVDINMGISFPLLQMNTELLKQKAEMLDEYFGIHIDKHGNISRLPVILDQYTPDMDHIPEFALCLGNDVNWEDERNCIQAVAAALGNFYAMHPPMLPNPSGKGLLFYKKRKMLDSCAEGNTCDVGSDVINDKVEQELLSEAETAWTQREWSIQHVLFPSMRLFLKPPVSMATDGTFVRVASLEKLYKIFERC; this is encoded by the exons ATGGAGATTGAACACGAAGAATCACCGGTACCACtaccagaagaagaagaagcgaagGAGCCACCGAGAATCCAGCGGCTGAGCGAGTCAGTGGTGAACCGAATAGCGGCGGGGGAGGTTATCCAGCGTCCTGTTTCTGCAGTGAAGGAGCTGGTCGAGAACAGCCTCGACGCCCACTCCACCTCCATCAACCTCCTCGTGAAGGACGGCGGCCTCAAGCTCATCCAAGTCTCCGACGACGGCCACGGAATCAGA TTGGAGGACCTGCCAATATTGTGCGAGAGGCACACGACCTCCAAGTTATCTGCGTTCGAGGACTTGCAGTCCATAAAGTCCATGGGCTTCCGCGGAGAGGCCCTCGCTAGCATGACCTACGTCGCCCATGTCACCGTCACCACCATCACCAAAGGCCAGCTGCATGGTTACAGGGTCTCCTATAGAGATGGTCTCATGGAGAATGAACCCAGGCCTTGTGCCGCCGTTAAAGGAACACAGATTATG GTGGAGAATCTTTTCTACAACATGGCTGCAAGGAGGAAGACATTACAAAACGCTTCTGATGATTATTCTAAGATTGTCGACTTAATAAGTCGGTTTGCTATTCAGCACATTAATGTCAGTTTTTCTTGCAGAAAG CATGGAGCTACTAGAGCAGATGTCCACACAGTTGCCACATCTTCTAGACTTGATGCCATCAGATCCGTTTATGGCATCTCTGTTGCACGCAATCTGATGAAAATTGAAGCTTCAGACAACAATCCAGCTACTTCAATTTTTGAAATGCAGGGTTACATGTCCAATGCAAATTATGCTTCCAAGAAAATCACTATGGTGCTTTTTATCAATG ATAGATTGGTTGAATGCTCAGCATTGAAGAGAGCTATTGAAATTGTTTATGCAGCAACATTGCCAAAAGCATCTAAaccttttatatatatttcaattGTTTTACCACCTGAAAATGTTGATGTCAATGTGCATCCGACAAAGAGAGAG GTGAGCCTTTTAAACCAGGAAGTTATCATTGAGAAGATACAGTCAGTGATTGAATCAAGATTGAGGAGTTCCAATGAGACAAGGACATACCAAGAACAG ACAGCTGATCAATGTTCTCTGTCTCATATTACTAGCAAGGAGGCTAAGCTCATCCCTTTGCCAATGG GTTCAAGATCACAGAAGGTTCCAGTGCATAAGTTGGTTAGAACAGATTCATTAGATCCTGCAGGAAGATTACATGCCTACATCCAAACCAAGCTTGATGGACATCTTGAAAAGAGAGCTACTTTGAATGCAGTAAG GAACTCAATTCGACAAAGAAGGAACCCAAAAGATTCTACAGATCTAACTAGCGTCCAACAGCTTCTTGATGATATCAATAGCAACTGTCACCCAA GCATGATGGACATTGTAAGGCACTGTACATATGTTGGAATGGCAGATGATGTTTTCGCTTTGCTGCAGCATAATACTCATCTTTATCTTGCTAATGTCGTAAACTTGAG CAAAGAGCTTATGTATCAGCAAGTTCTTAGCCGTTTTGGCCAATTCAATGCTATACAACTAAGTGATCCAGCCCCCTTGAAAGAGT TTCCCTATTGAATCCTTGTTGTTGATATAAATATGGGTATTTCTTTCCCTTTGCTTCAGATGAACACAGAACTGCTGAAACAAAAGGCTGAAATGCTGGACGAGTATTTTGGAATTCATATTGACAAACATGGAAACATTTCTAGACTTCCTGTGATACTTGACCAGTATACACCTGACATGGATCACATCCCTGAGTTTGCTCTTTGCTTAGGCAATGAT GTTAATTGGGAAGATGAAAGGAATTGCATTCAGGCAGTTGCGGCTGCTCTGGGAAATTTCTATGCAATGCATCCACCAATGTTACCCAATCCATCTGGCAAGGGTTTGCTTTTTTATAAGAAGAGGAAAATGCTCGATAGTTGTGCGGAGGGGAATACCTGTGATGTTG GGAGTGACGTGATCAATGATAAAGTTGAGCAAGAACTGCTTTCTGAAGCTGAGACTGCATGGACACAGCGTGAATGGTCAATACAACATGTACTTTTTCCTTCCATGAGACTCTTTCTAAAACCACCTGTCTCTATGGCTACAGATGGAACCTTTGTTCGG